From the genome of Candidatus Dormiibacterota bacterium:
CGCGGCGGCAGAGGAAGAACCCGGAGAGCGGGTCGGTGCTGCGCCGCGCCTCGGTGAAGAGGCTGCGCGCCACCGCGGTGGCCCCGCGGCTGACCAGCCGCCGGGTGGCGCCGTCGAGGCCTCCCCGCGACCCGCCCTCGACGTAGCGGCTGGCGACCACCAGGTCGGCCCCGGCGGTGGCCGCCTCGAGCATCGCGGGGATGACCTCCGGGGGATGCTGGAGATCCGCGTCCATGACGCAGACGAAGCTGCCGGTGGCGAGGCGGAGGCCGGCGACGACCGCGGTGCTCAGGCCGCCGGAGCGCTCGGCGCCCTGGCGCAGCAGGCAGCGGACCGACCCGCCGGAGCCGCCGGCGAGGGCCTCGAGCTGCGCCGGGGTGCCGTCGTCGCTGTCGTCGACGAAGCACAGCTCGGCGGCGATGCCCTCGAGCGCGGAGCGCAACCGCTCGACCAGGACGGGGAGGTTGGCCGCCTCGTTGCGGGTGGGGATGACCACGCTGAGCAGCGGCGTCGTGGGCATGGCCGGCAGCATACGGCGCCCGGCGGCCGCGATCCCGGCAGGCCCGGCACTCGACACCGTTCCGTGACGCATCGGGTTGGAGGGTCACCTATACTCAGCCTGCACCCCGGGGGATGGCGTGGCCGTGGTGCGCCAGCGAGAGCAGCACCGCCCGCCTTCGGGCCGGCTGGAAGTCGATGCAAAAGACGGTTCCGTGGTAGCCCGTGCACGCCAGGGCCTCACCACGCTCGGCGAGCAGTCGATCCTCCTCGCGCAGGCGGTCCGGGGGATCTTCAGCCGGCCCTTCTACGTCGCCGAGTTCCTCGAGCAGTGCCGGTTCATCATGACCGTCTGCTTCGTGCCGCTCCTGCTCACGGGCTTCGGCTGGGGCGCCATCGTCGCCCTCGAGGCGGGCACCTTCTTCAAGATCGCGAGCGCCGACTACCGGGTGGGCGGCTTCATGGTTCTCGCCAACGTCCGCGAGTTCGCCCCGGTCGCCACCGGGCTGATGGTGGCCGCGGTGGCGGGCACCGCGATCACCGCCGACCTCGGCGCCCGGAAGGTGCGCGACGAGCTCGAGGCGCTCTCGGTGATGGGGATCAGCAACATCGCCTTCATCGTGGTGCCGCGCTTCGCCGCGATGACGCTGATGACCGCCCTCTACAACATCCCGATGATCGCCTTCACCTGCCTCAGCGGGTACCTCGCCTCGGTGCACCTGGTCGGCGTCAACCCCGGCGCCTTCCTCAGCACCTTCTTCACCGAGGGCACCCTCCAGGACCTCTACGGCGGCGAGATCAAATGCATGATCTTCGGAGTCCTGGTCTCGATCATCTGCTGTTACAAGGGCATCACCGCCCGGGGCGGCGCCGAGGGGGTGGCGCGAGCGGTCCACCAGGCGGTGGTCGCGTCCTTCATCAGCATCCAGGTCTTCGAGTACCTGTACACGCCGACGGTGCTCGCCCTCTTCCATTCGAGCAACGTGCTGCGGTGATGAGGAGCTGATGGCCGTCGCCGCCCTGTCCCGCGTCCGCGGCTGGACCCGCACCCTCGGCGAGGTCGTCCAGTTCGCATTCGTGACCTTCATCCAGATCCCGCAGGCGCTGCGGTACATGCGCGAGGTGTGGTGGTACGCGGCGTTCATCGCCATCGGCTCCA
Proteins encoded in this window:
- a CDS encoding ABC transporter permease; this encodes MVARARQGLTTLGEQSILLAQAVRGIFSRPFYVAEFLEQCRFIMTVCFVPLLLTGFGWGAIVALEAGTFFKIASADYRVGGFMVLANVREFAPVATGLMVAAVAGTAITADLGARKVRDELEALSVMGISNIAFIVVPRFAAMTLMTALYNIPMIAFTCLSGYLASVHLVGVNPGAFLSTFFTEGTLQDLYGGEIKCMIFGVLVSIICCYKGITARGGAEGVARAVHQAVVASFISIQVFEYLYTPTVLALFHSSNVLR